A stretch of Anolis sagrei isolate rAnoSag1 chromosome X, rAnoSag1.mat, whole genome shotgun sequence DNA encodes these proteins:
- the ACTL9 gene encoding actin-like protein 9 — MSSRGSPGPPRAKSTGSSRSKSPRSRSGSPGRMRTRTPSPGHGLDRPSGSRASSRERSSARSRSRTPERGRAVTKTGAVVIDTGTGTCKAGFAGQQTPQVSVGTLVGYPTERSMRSRRSRPDTFVGQQARLEPDLNISLPVRHGIIIDWEAAETLWRHLLTQLNTFPEEHALLMSDPPLCPTTNREKLVEVVFESLNSPAMYVAYQSVLSVYAHGKISGLVVDTGYATTHTVPVHQGYNLPHATERMDVAGSNITCFLMDLLKDKGYYFDDRMLAVVEDIKRKCCYVALDFEAEWSHPKREYSADYHLPDGQVINLGKERFQCPELLFHPPQAPGLSQVGIHGMALRSLRKVPEEVKKDMYENILLCGGSSLFEGLEKRFTHDIMTGVTTNTKVKVAAIPLRQYSVWTGGSVLASLKNFQSCWVKREQYNEHGPYIVHRKCY, encoded by the coding sequence ATGTCATCCAGAGGCAGTCCCGGCCCTCCACGGGCCAAAAGCACAGGGAGCTCACGCTCCAAGAGTCCTAGGTCCCGATCGGGTAGCCCTGGACGTATGAGGACGAGGACACCTTCCCCTGGACATGGCTTGGACCGGCCTTCTGGATCGCGGGCCTCTTCTAGAGAAAGATCCTCAGCGAGGTCCAGGTCCAGGACTCCCGAACGAGGGCGTGCGGTTACCAAGACAGGAGCAGTGGTCATCGATACTGGGACCGGGACATGTAAAGCTGGGTTTGCGGGTCAACAGACCCCGCAAGTATCCGTCGGGACGCTGGTTGGATACCCAACGGAGAGGTCGATGAGGTCTCGAAGAAGCAGGCCAGATACATTTGTGGGACAGCAAGCCCGGTTGGAACCCGATCTCAATATCAGTTTACCAGTGAGACATGGCATTATCATTGATTGGGAGGCTGCTGAGACCCTTTGGAGACATCTCTTGACTCAGCTGAACACCTTTCCAGAAGAACACGCGCTCCTCATGTCCGACCCTCCGCTGTGTCCAACCACCAACCGAGAGAAGCTGGTGGAGGTGGTCTTTGAGTCGCTCAACTCCCCGGCCATGTACGTGGCCTACCAGTCAGTGCTGTCTGTCTACGCCCACGGCAAGATCAGTGGGTTGGTGGTCGACACGGGCTATGCCACGACCCACACGGTGCCTGTCCACCAAGGCTACAACCTCCCGCATGCGACAGAAAGGATGGACGTCGCCGGGAGCAACATAACATGCTTTTTGATGGACCTCCTGAAGGACAAGGGGTACTACTTCGACGACCGGATGTTGGCTGTTGTTGAAGACATCAAGCGCAAGTGCTGTTATGTTGCTCTTGATTTTGAGGCTGAATGGAGCCACCCCAAGCGAGAATACTCGGCGGACTACCACCTGCCTGATGGTCAGGTCATCAATTTGGGGAAAGAGCGGTTCCAGTGTCCAGAGCTGCTGTTCCACCCACCGCAGGCTCCGGGGCTTTCTCAAGTGGGCATTCACGGCATGGCCCTACGGAGCTTGAGGAAGGTCCCTGAAGAGGTCAAGAAGGACATGTACGAGAACATCCTCTTGTGCGGCGGCTCGTCCCTCTTCGAAGGCTTGGAAAAGAGGTTCACGCACGATATCATGACCGGTGTGACCACCAATACCAAAGTGAAAGTGGCTGCCATTCCATTGAGGCAGTACTCCGTCTGGACCGGAGGATCCGTCCTGGCCTCCCTGAAAAACTTCCAGTCATGTTGGGTCAAGAGAGAACAGTACAACGAGCACGGCCCATACATCGTTCACAGGAAATGCTACTGA
- the ZAP70 gene encoding tyrosine-protein kinase ZAP-70 — translation MPNPAAHLPFYFGSISRSDAEEHLKLAGMSDGLFLLRQCLRNLGGYVLSVVHKLQFYHYSIERQMNGTLAIAGAKAHCGPEELCEFYSKDADGLCCPLRKPCNRPDGMEPKPGIFDNIRENMVREYIRQTWHLEGESLELAIISQAPQVEKLLATTAHEKMPWFHGPISRQQAESRLYSGSQPDGKFLLRQKKENGSYALSLIYGKTVYHYQIFQDKAGKYSVEDGSKFDTLWQLVEYLKLKPDGLLYYLKEATPNPDSPTGATASSPPALPSSLPPRRFTSQNSDGYTPEPIGIGKKSRVLPMDTSCYESPYSDPEELKDRKLFLKRSNLMVDEVELGSGNFGSVRKGVYKMRKRHIDVAIKMLKSGNEKADHDDMMKEAQIMHQLDNPYIVRVIGVCEAEALMLVMEMASGGPLNKYLYAKREEVSVNNVVELMHQVAIGMKYLEEKNFVHRDLAARNVLLVHQHYAKISDFGLSKALAADDSYYMAKTTGKWPLKWYAPECILFRKFSSKGDVWSYGVTMWEAFSYGQKPYKKMKGPEVVTYIEEGKRMECPPKCPPEMYKLMNQCWTFKWEDRPDFATVETLIRTYYYSIADKTEEKPEERAKTTRA, via the exons ATGCCCAACCCGGCTGCTCACTTGCCCTTCTACTTTGGCAGCATCTCCCGTTCAGACGCCGAGGAACACCTGAAGCTGGCGGGGATGTCAGATGGGCTCTTCTTGCTTCGACAGTGCCTCCGAAATCTTGGAGGCTATGTCCTCTCCGTGGTCCACAAGCTCCAGTTCTACCATTATTCCATTGAGCGGCAGATGAACGGGACCCTCGCCATCGCTGGGGCGAAGGCTCACTGTGGACCCGAGGAGCTCTGCGAGTTTTACTCCAAGGATGCTGATGGGCTTTGTTGTCCGCTCCGGAAGCCCTGCAACCGCCCCGATGGCATGGAGCCCAAGCCTGGCATCTTCGACAATATCCGGGAAAACATGGTGCGCGAATACATCCGGCAGACGTGGCATCTGGAG GGAGAGTCGCTGGAGCTAGCCATCATCAGCCAAGCCCCGCAAGTGGAGAAGCTCCTGGCCACCACGGCCCATGAAAAGATGCCCTGGTTCCACGGCCCCATCTCCCGGCAGCAAGCTGAAAGCCGGCTCTACTCTGGCTCCCAGCCGGATGGGAAATTCTT GTTGAGGCAAAAAAAGGAGAATGGATCCTATGCCCTGTCCCTCATCTATGGAAAGACAGTTTATCACTACCAGATCTTCCAGGACAAGGCTGGGAAATATTCTGTGGAAGACGGGAGCAAGTTTGACACACTTTGGCAA TTAGTGGAATATCTCAAACTCAAACCAGATGGCTTGCTCTACTATTTAAAGGAGGCCACTCCGAATCCTGATTCTCCAACAG GAGCCACGGCTTCATCTCCGCCGGCACTTCCCTCCAGTTTG CCGCCTCGAAGATTCACATCCCAGAACTCCGATGGATACACGCCCGAACCCATTG GAATCGGGAAAAAGTCTCGGGTGCTGCCCATGGATACTTCATGTTATGAGAGCCCTTACAGCGATCCTGAAGAACTGAAGGATCGGAAATTGTTCCTAAAGAGGAGCAACTTGATGGTTGACGAAGTCGAATTGGGGTCTGGCAACTTCGGGAGTGTCCGGAAGGGAGTTTACAAGATGCGGAA GCGGCACATCGACGTGGCTATCAAGATGCTGAAAAGTGGCAATGAGAAGGCGGACCACGACGACATGATGAAGGAGGCCCAAATCATGCACCAGCTCGACAACCCTTACATCGTCCGTGTGATTGGCGTCTGTGAGGCGGAGGCTCTCATGCTGGTGATGGAGATGGCCTCTGGAGGGCCCCTCAACAAGTACTTGTACGCCAAAAG GGAGGAGGTCTCCGTGAACAACGTGGTGGAATTGATGCACCAGGTGGCCATCGGGATGAAATACCTGGAAGAGAAGAACTTTGTCCATCGGGACCTGGCAGCTCGCAACGTCTTGCTGGTCCACCAGCACTATGCTAAGATCAGCGATTTCGGCCTCTCCAAGGCGTTGGCGGCCGACGACAGTTACTACATG gCTAAGACTACGGGAAAATGGCCCCTGAAGTGGTATGCACCCGAATGCATCCTCTTCCGGAAGTTTTCCAGCAAAGGCGATGTCTGGAGTTATGGGGTGACCATGTGGGAAGCGTTCAGCTATGGACAGAAACCATACAAG AAAATGAAGGGTCCCGAAGTTGTGACGTACATTGAGGAAGGGAAGCGGATGGAGTGCCCCCCCAAGTGTCCCCCAGAGATGTACAAACTGATGAACCAATGCTGGACATTCAA GTGGGAAGATCGTCCGGATTTTGCCACGGTGGAGACGCTGATCCGGACCTATTACTATAGCATCGCTGATAAGACGGAGGAAAAACCAGAGGAACGGGCTAAAACCACACGTGCTTAG